From the Actinopolymorpha singaporensis genome, the window GGGCAGGACTGGCGCAAGTACCGCTACTCCTACCGGCTGTGGGGGCGGCTGCTCTACGACCCGGACGCCGATCCTGAGCAGTGGCGGCGGTTCCTGCGGGCGGAGTTCGGTGACGCGGCCGAGGCCGTCGAGAACGCGTTGGCGCCGGCGAGCCGGGTGCTTCCGTTGGTCACCGTCGTGCACGGCATCGGCGCGTCGAACAACGGCTACTGGCCGGAGATGTACCTCAACATGCCGATCGCCGGCGGTCCCAACGCCGACCACTATCGCGGTGACACGGCGAGTCCGCCGACCTTCGGCGGGGTGAGCTCGTTCGACCCCAGCATGTTCTACCGGGTGGACGAGTACGCCGAGGACGTCGTGGCCGGCCGCCGCGACGGGCGGTACTCGCCGATGGAGGTGGCCGACTGGCTGGACCGGCTCGCGGAGGAGGCCGAGCAGAATCTCGCGGTGGCGCGGGACAAGTCGGCACGGGCGGACGATCCGGAGTTCCGTCGGGTGGCGATCGACGTCGCGGCGCAGGCAGGGCTGGGCCGGTTCTTCGCCGGCAAGTTCCGGGCCGGTGTGGCGTACGCCCTGCACGAGCGCACCGGCGACGCCAGCCACCTGGGCGAAGCGGTGGCCGCGTACCGGGCTGCACGAGACGCCTGGGCCGGCGTGGCGGAGGTGACCACCGGCGCCTACCGGCCCGACCTCACCTTCGGTGACCTGCGCTCCGAGCACGGTCACTGGGCCGACCGGCTACCGGCGATAGAGGAGGACCTGGCCGACCTCGAACGGCGGTTCGGGCAGGCGAGGACGGCGGAAGCCGCCGCGGAGCAGGGGCCTCCGCTACTGCCCGCGGTCGAACGGATCCGGTTCGACCACACCCCGCCGCCGCCGTTCGCGCGCGGCGAGGAAGTGCGGATCGAGCTCACTCCGAGTGCAGCGTTCGACGGAACGGTGGTCTGCCACTACCGCCATCTCAACCAGGGTGAGGATTTCCGGACCGTCGACATGAGCGTCGACACCAATGCCGACAGGGGAGGGGACGGCATCGGCACCTACGGCACGAGTGTCGGCGGCAACTACACCGATTCCGACCATGCCCTCGTCTACTACTTCACCGTTCACCACCCCGCCGGGGACGCGTGGATCCTTCCCGGGCTCGACCAGACGCTGGCCAACCAGCCGTACCACGTGATCCGGCAGCGACAGGAGTGATTCCGGTGCCCAACGAACGGGCAGACGTCCCGCATGTGCTCGACGACCCACCGCCGTTCCACAGCAAGCTTCTCGACTACGGCGAACGGCCTTACTGGTCCGCGGACGGGACCAGGATCGCGTTCGTCGAGACGAACTACGGTGATGTCTGCGAGCTGGACGTCGAAACGGGCAAGGTACGCAATCTCAGGCAGGGGCCGGGAGAACACCACGCCTTTCTGCGCGTGCTGATCCTTGCCAACGGCGACTACCTCCTGATCGGCCCACGTACGTTCAAGGATCGTGACACCAGCCGGCACGTGGAGTCGGAGCTGTGGGTACTGGACAAGAACGCCGACCGGCCGCCGAAACCGCTCGGCGGTCGCATCTTCGAAGGTTGCGGTGTGTCCGCCCGGACCCCCCTGATCACCTATGCCGTCGGTGGCCGCAACGACCCGGATCGGCTCGAGCCGGATGCGTACGAATGCCATGTCACCGAGATCGTCTACGGCGACGACGGCCCCGAGTTCGGCCGGGACACGGTCTTCTACCGGACCCGGGGCACGCTCCGCCCGGAGCCACAGGACTTTCGCCGAGACGACACGGAAGTGGTGTTCGCGGAGTATGTCGCGGGCGCCGAGCCTCCTCACCCGCGATGTGTGGTCAGGGGTTGTCACGTCGAGACGGGGGAGTTCACGACGTACGTCGAGGAGGCGATGGTGCACAACGAGTGCGAAGGCATCTTCCCCGACCGCGACCACATCTGTCTGGAATCCTCCTGCGACACCGAATGGCCGCTGTTCCCACCGCGCGAACCAGTGGGAGACTCCCGCCGACCGAGCCCGCGACAACGCCCGGAAACTCCTCAGCTCTCCCGTTCCTGGTAGCTGAGCTCCGCCGACAGGTCGCTCGCTGCCTGCCGCAGCAGGGGCACGGCGCCGGCCACCACGTCGTCGGTGATGCGAGCTTCCGGGCCCGACACCGAAAGCGCCGTGGGGGTTGGTGTTCCGGGGACCGTCAGCGCGACACAGCGCACTCCCACTTCCTGTTCGCCGTCGTCGATGGCGTACCCACGTTTCCTGATGGTGGCGAGTTCCTCGAAGAACCTCCGTCGCCGGGTGATCGTGCGTGGTGTCCGGGCCGGCATCCCGGTGCGGTCCAGAATGGCCCGGACCTCCTCGTCGGTCTTCAGTGCCAACAGCGCCTTGCCCACCCCGGTGGCGTGCAGGGAAACGTGCCGTCCCACCTCGGTGAAGATCCGCATCGCGTGCTCAGACTGCACCTGTGCGACGTACACCGCCTCGTCACCGTCCAGCAAGGCGAGGTTGGCGGTCTCGCCGAGGGCCTTCATCAGGCTGCGCAGGTGTGGGCGAGCCCAGGTGCCGAGCATGCGGTTGGCGGCCTCGCCGAGCCGGATCAACCGTGGGCCGAGGGCGTACCGCCGTGACTCCTCCTGGCGTACGTACCCGCCTGCGGCAAGCGTCCGCAGCAGGCGGTGGATCGTCGGTGCCGGCAGCCCGGAGGAGGCGGCGAGTTGGCTGAGGGTGACGTCCCCGCCCGCATCCGCCAGGAGTTCGAGCAACTCCAGCGACCGCTCGACGGACTGCACGCCACCGGTTCGCCGGCCAGAAGGCTCTGTCATGTGTTGTTTCCTCCGCTTGGTGGGCGGGCCTCACCCCGTGGTGTCGGCCGACGTAGACGGTGCCCGTATCCGGTCACCGGAGGCCTCAGTATCTCGTTGACGACGTGAGACCTCCCTCGTAACCTCGGCGCTACCAGTAGTTCCACCATGTGGATTCCTTTTTCCATGGAACGCGACTCCCGAAGGGGGTCTGGTCGATGCCTGGGAATTTCGGTTCGAGACGCGACATCTCACGCAAGGACTTCCTCGCGCTGGGGGCGGCACTGGCCGGCGCCAGTCTGCTCCCCGGTTGCAGCGCCTTCTCCATGGATCCGGACACCGCCGACCGGTCCAAGTCCGGTGGCAAGGCGGGTGCGGGTGCGGGTGCGGCGGGCAAGGGCAAGGAATCCCCGATGCTGGCGGCGCGAGTGAAGGCGGGGAGCCTGCCGCCGGTGGAGAAGCGACTACCGGCGAACCCGAGAGTCATCCAGCCGCTGGAGCGGCTCGGTGTCTACGGCGGCACCTGGCGCACGGTCGAGGCGAGCACGGACCCGAGCTGGCTGTGGATGACGGTGTGCCACGACCACCTGATCTCGTGGGATCCGACCTGGACCAAGATCATTCCGAACGTCGCCGAGTCGTACGAGATCAGGGGCAACGGTCGGGAGTACGTCTTCAAGCTCCGTGAGGGTATGAGGTGGTCCGACGGCCAGCCCTTCACCGCCGACGACCTGCTTTTCTGGTACGAGAAGATCTACCTGAACAAGGAGATCACACCGGTTCTCCCGTCCACGCTGCAGATCAACGGCAAGCCGTTGGTGGTCGAGAAGCAGGACGACCAGACGGTGACGTTCAGGTTCCCCGAACCCAACGCCGTCTTCCTGCAGAACCTCGCCATCCACGGGCCGCCGTTCCGCCTGCTGCCACGCCACTATCTCGAGCGGTTCCACAAGGACTTCAACCCCGAACTCGGCAATGACTGGGCGCAGAAGTTCCTGGAGAAGATCGACGAGCTCAACAACGTGGACCTTCCGGTGGTCACGGGATGGGTGCCGAAGAACCCGCACGGAGACGGCGACCGTCAGGTCTGGGAGCGAAACCCCTACTACTTCAAGGTGGATCCGGACGGCAGTCAACTGCCGTACATCGACAAGGTCGTCTTCACGTTCTTCCAGGAGCAGGGGCCGCTCATCCTCCAGGCGGCCAACGGTGACGTCGACCTGTACATGCGGGCGGAGGTGACCACGCCGAAGAACCGCCCCGTGCTCGCACGCGGAACGCGGACCGGCGGCTACAAGCTGGTCAAGGTGAAAGACCCGACCCACAACACCGTCGGCATCTGTCTCAACCTCACCCACGAGGACCCCGACAAGCGAAGGATGTTCCAGAACAAGGACTTCCGCATCGGCCTGTCGCACGCCATCAACCGTCCGCAGATCATCGACCTGGTGTTCCTCGGGCAGGGCGTGCCATGGCAGACAGCGCCCAGGCCCGAAGTGCCGTTCTACAAGTCCGACGACATGGGCAAGCAGTACACCGAGTACAACCTGGAGCTGGCCAAACGGTATCTGGACAAGGCCGGTTACGCGCGGACCGACGCGAGAGGCCGCCGGCTCGGTGCGGACGGCAGGCCGATCGTCATCAGCGTGCTGATCCAGAGTCGCTACCCGGTGATGATCGACGCGATGGAGTTCGTGAAGGGAACCTGGGCGAAGGTCGGGATCGAGTTGCGCATCGACACCGCGAGCCCCGAACTCGTGGGTACCCGCATGGACGCCAACAAGTACGACTGCACCCTGGACGTCGGTGAGCTCGGCTACAAGGGGATGCTCACCGACCCGCGGTGGTTCTTCGCCACCGGCGGTTCGTCGTACGCGCCCTTGTGGTCACGATGGTACGAGGGCGGAACGCCGCAGGAGAAGCCGCCGGAGGCGATGCGCCGCCAGGCGGCGATCTACCGGCAGAAGGTGGTGGGTTCCAGCGACGTCGACACGCAGTACGCCGGCATGCGGGAGATCATCGAGATCGCCCGGGACGAGTTCTGGACCATGGGCATCAGCAGGCCGGCCGAGTCGTACGCGATCGTCAGCGACCGCATCCACAACGTGCCCGGTGACAACAAGATGTGGCTCGCCTTCAAGTGTCCGTACCCGGCGGTGACGAACATCAGCCAGTACTACCTGGAAGGGGAGTGATGCTCACCTTCGTAGTGCGCCGTGTGCTCTACATGGTCCCCACGGTGTTCCTGATCTCGGTCGTGACGTTCGCGATCATCTCCCTGCCGCCGGGTGACTACCTGACGACGTTGGTAGCGCAGATGCGGGCGCAGGGAGTCCAGGTCGACGCGGGACAGCTCGCCACCCTCGAACAGCGGTACGGGCTGGGTCAGCCGCTCTACGTCCAGTACCTCAAGTGGGTCTCGGCCATCGCCCTGCACCTGGACTTCGGCCAGTCGTTCCAGTACAACCGGCCGGTGGCGGACCTGCTCGCCCAGCGGCTGCCGCTCACGATCGTGATGGCGCTCACGACGCTGGTGTTCACCTGGGTGATCGCGTTCCCGGTCGGGCTCTACTCCGCCGTTCGGCAGTACTCGCTGGGGGACTACCTCTTCACCACGATCGGGTTCCTCGGCCTGGCCGTGCCCAACTTCCTGATCGCCCTGGTCCTCATGTATCTCGGATACCGCTTCTTCGGCCTCAGCGTGGGTGGGTTGTTCTCTCCGACGTTCGCCGACGCGCGGTGGAACCTCGGCAAGGTGGTCGACCTGCTCGGCCACCTCTGGGTGCCGGTGGTGGTGCTGGGGACGGCCGGCACGGCGGGACTGATCAGGATCCTGCGGAACAACCTGCTGGACGAGCTGCGCAAGCCCTATGTCGTGGCCGCCAGGGCTCGCGGCATCCGCGAACGCAAGATCGTGGTGAAGTACCCACTGCGGATCGCCATGAACCCGTTCGTCTCGACCATCGGGTGGATCCTGCCGCTGCTGGTCTCCGGCGAGGTCATCGTCGCGCAGGTCCTGTCGCTGCCCACCACGGGCCCGTTGCTGCTGAGCGCCCTGCTCAGCCAGGACATGTACCTGGCCGGGTCGCTCATCCTCATCGTCAGCGTCCTCACCGTCATCGGAACGCTCCTGTCCGACATCGCGCTGGCCTGGCTGGACCCGCGGGTCCGGCTGGGCACCTGACAAGCCGGGAGTGCGACCATGACCACACTGCCGGAGAACCCGCAGCCCCGGCGCACAGAGTCCGCAACGGCAACCGCCGACGCGCCCGAGTCCCGGCAGGCCGAAAGCCGGCCGAACCCGCCGCGAGGACGGGCGCACCAGCGTGGCTCGGCGAGCCAGTCGAGGCTGGTGTGGCGGGCGTTCAGGAAGCACCGGCTGGCCATGATCGGGGCCGCGGTCACCCTTCTCCTCTACCTGGTGGCGGCGTTCGCGGAGTTTCTGGCGCCGTTCTCGGTCGCGAGGTTCGACCAGGCCCACCCCTACGCGCCACCACAGCGCCTGCATGTCGTCGACACCAGCCAGGGTGGGTGGGAGTTCGGGCTCTACGTGAACGGGTACGTCGCGGGCAGGGATCCCGACACCCTCGAACGCGTCTACCGGGTCGACACGTCGAAGAAGGTTCGGGTTCGGCTGTTCGACCGTGGGGAGGAGTACCGGCTGTGGGGGTTGGTCCCGAGCCGGATCCACCTCGTCGGACCGGTGGACGACCGTGAGCCGATGTACCTCCTCGGCTCCGACCGGAGCGGGCGCGACCTGCTCTCCCGCCTGGTCTACGGCACCCGCGTCTCGATGACGATCGGCCTGATCGGCGTCACGATGGCGTTCGTGCTGGGGGTGGTGCTCGGCGGCATCTCCGGCTACTTCGGCGGCCGGACGGACACCCTCATCCAGCGCGCTGTCGAGTTCTTCATGTCCGTTCCCACTCTGCCGCTGTGGCTCGGGCTCGCGGCGGCGGTTCCCAGCGGCTGGGGACCACTGAGACGTTACTTCGCGATCACGGTGATCCTCGCGACGTTCGCCTGGACCGACCTCGCCCGGGTCACCCGGGGGCGCTTCGTCTCCCTGAGGGTGGAGGACTTCATCAGCTCCGCCAGGTTGGACGGCAACCGCCCGGCGCGGATGATCTTCCGGCACATGCTTCCGCTGTTCACCAGCCATTTGATCGCCTCGCTCACCCTGTCGATCCCGGGCATGATCCTGGCCGAGACCGCCCTGTCGTTCCTCGGACTGGGCCTGCAGGCGCCGGTCGTCAGCTGGGGAGTGCTTCTGCAGGCGGCGCAGGACGTGCAGGTCGTCGCCACGGCGCCGTGGTTGATGCTGCCGGGCGTGGCCGTCGTCCTTGCCGTACTTTCACTCAACTTCGTCGGGGACGGCCTGCGTGACGCGGCAGATCCCTACCGGCAGTAGGAGAAAACCCGATGGCGCCCGACGCACTGCTGACCGTCGAGGGACTCAGGACCCACTTCTTCACCGACGAGGGCGTGGTGCGAGCCGTCGATGGTGTCAACCTGAGCCTGCCGGCTGGTCGTACTGTCTGCGTGGTGGGAGAGTCCGGCTGCGGCAAGAGCATCACCGCCCGCTCCATCCTGGGCCTGGTCGATCCACCGGGGCGGATCGTCGACGGCCACATCTGGTGGAAGGAACGCACCGACCTCGCGGCGCTGGACTCCCACGGCGAGCAGATGCGCCAGGTGCGGGGCGCCCAGATCGCGATGGTCTTCCAGGAGCCGATGGCGTCCCTGTCGCCGGCGTACACGATCGCGAACCAGTTGACCGAGGCGATTCTGGCGCACCGGACGATGTCCCGGGACGAGGCGTGGCGGCGCGGCGTCCAGTTGCTGGAGCGGGTCGGCATTCCCCGCCCCGTGCAGACCATGAACAGCTACGCCTTCCAGTTGTCCGGCGGCATGTGCCAGCGGGTGATGATCGCCATGGCCCTGTCGTGCGAGCCGAGCCTGCTCATCGCCGACGAGCCCACCACCGCCCTCGACGTCACCACCCAGGCCCGGATCATCGACCTCCTGGTCGACATCCAGTCCGACACGGGCATGTCGATGATGTTCATCACCCACGATCTCGGGGTGGTGGCCGAGATAGCGGACGAGGTTGTCGTGATGTATCTCGGGACGGTCGTCGAGCAGGGAAGTGTCGACGACATCTTCCACGACCCGAAGCACCCGTACACCAGGGCCCTTCTCGCCTCCGTTCCCACCATGGGCAGGGGAGCACGCCAGCCGCTGAACTCCATCCGCGGACAGGTCCCACATCCGCTCGACCGGCCGGGCGGATGCCCGTTCCACCCGCGGTGCGACGACGCCGTACCGGGGCTGTGCGAGACCGTCGACCCGCCCGTGGTGGAGCTCGGCGGCTCTCGACGAGTCCGTTGCGTACGACACGACCCGGACGTGATGGCCGGCCACACCGCCGTGGTCCCGGAGCTCGGAGAGGAACGTCGATGACCTCTGCGCCACAGGAGCCGCTGTTGCGGGTGGAGAACCTGCAGATGCACTT encodes:
- a CDS encoding ABC transporter permease, which encodes MTTLPENPQPRRTESATATADAPESRQAESRPNPPRGRAHQRGSASQSRLVWRAFRKHRLAMIGAAVTLLLYLVAAFAEFLAPFSVARFDQAHPYAPPQRLHVVDTSQGGWEFGLYVNGYVAGRDPDTLERVYRVDTSKKVRVRLFDRGEEYRLWGLVPSRIHLVGPVDDREPMYLLGSDRSGRDLLSRLVYGTRVSMTIGLIGVTMAFVLGVVLGGISGYFGGRTDTLIQRAVEFFMSVPTLPLWLGLAAAVPSGWGPLRRYFAITVILATFAWTDLARVTRGRFVSLRVEDFISSARLDGNRPARMIFRHMLPLFTSHLIASLTLSIPGMILAETALSFLGLGLQAPVVSWGVLLQAAQDVQVVATAPWLMLPGVAVVLAVLSLNFVGDGLRDAADPYRQ
- a CDS encoding IclR family transcriptional regulator; protein product: MTEPSGRRTGGVQSVERSLELLELLADAGGDVTLSQLAASSGLPAPTIHRLLRTLAAGGYVRQEESRRYALGPRLIRLGEAANRMLGTWARPHLRSLMKALGETANLALLDGDEAVYVAQVQSEHAMRIFTEVGRHVSLHATGVGKALLALKTDEEVRAILDRTGMPARTPRTITRRRRFFEELATIRKRGYAIDDGEQEVGVRCVALTVPGTPTPTALSVSGPEARITDDVVAGAVPLLRQAASDLSAELSYQERES
- a CDS encoding ABC transporter substrate-binding protein, with protein sequence MPGNFGSRRDISRKDFLALGAALAGASLLPGCSAFSMDPDTADRSKSGGKAGAGAGAAGKGKESPMLAARVKAGSLPPVEKRLPANPRVIQPLERLGVYGGTWRTVEASTDPSWLWMTVCHDHLISWDPTWTKIIPNVAESYEIRGNGREYVFKLREGMRWSDGQPFTADDLLFWYEKIYLNKEITPVLPSTLQINGKPLVVEKQDDQTVTFRFPEPNAVFLQNLAIHGPPFRLLPRHYLERFHKDFNPELGNDWAQKFLEKIDELNNVDLPVVTGWVPKNPHGDGDRQVWERNPYYFKVDPDGSQLPYIDKVVFTFFQEQGPLILQAANGDVDLYMRAEVTTPKNRPVLARGTRTGGYKLVKVKDPTHNTVGICLNLTHEDPDKRRMFQNKDFRIGLSHAINRPQIIDLVFLGQGVPWQTAPRPEVPFYKSDDMGKQYTEYNLELAKRYLDKAGYARTDARGRRLGADGRPIVISVLIQSRYPVMIDAMEFVKGTWAKVGIELRIDTASPELVGTRMDANKYDCTLDVGELGYKGMLTDPRWFFATGGSSYAPLWSRWYEGGTPQEKPPEAMRRQAAIYRQKVVGSSDVDTQYAGMREIIEIARDEFWTMGISRPAESYAIVSDRIHNVPGDNKMWLAFKCPYPAVTNISQYYLEGE
- a CDS encoding ABC transporter ATP-binding protein — its product is MAPDALLTVEGLRTHFFTDEGVVRAVDGVNLSLPAGRTVCVVGESGCGKSITARSILGLVDPPGRIVDGHIWWKERTDLAALDSHGEQMRQVRGAQIAMVFQEPMASLSPAYTIANQLTEAILAHRTMSRDEAWRRGVQLLERVGIPRPVQTMNSYAFQLSGGMCQRVMIAMALSCEPSLLIADEPTTALDVTTQARIIDLLVDIQSDTGMSMMFITHDLGVVAEIADEVVVMYLGTVVEQGSVDDIFHDPKHPYTRALLASVPTMGRGARQPLNSIRGQVPHPLDRPGGCPFHPRCDDAVPGLCETVDPPVVELGGSRRVRCVRHDPDVMAGHTAVVPELGEERR
- a CDS encoding ABC transporter permease, which codes for MLTFVVRRVLYMVPTVFLISVVTFAIISLPPGDYLTTLVAQMRAQGVQVDAGQLATLEQRYGLGQPLYVQYLKWVSAIALHLDFGQSFQYNRPVADLLAQRLPLTIVMALTTLVFTWVIAFPVGLYSAVRQYSLGDYLFTTIGFLGLAVPNFLIALVLMYLGYRFFGLSVGGLFSPTFADARWNLGKVVDLLGHLWVPVVVLGTAGTAGLIRILRNNLLDELRKPYVVAARARGIRERKIVVKYPLRIAMNPFVSTIGWILPLLVSGEVIVAQVLSLPTTGPLLLSALLSQDMYLAGSLILIVSVLTVIGTLLSDIALAWLDPRVRLGT